The following proteins come from a genomic window of Perognathus longimembris pacificus isolate PPM17 chromosome 12, ASM2315922v1, whole genome shotgun sequence:
- the LOC125360895 gene encoding prothymosin alpha-like, translating to MSEGAVDTSSEITTKDLKEKKEVVEETENGRDAPANGSAANEENGEQEADNEVDEEEDGGEEEEEEEEGDGEEEDGDEDEEADAATGKRAAEDDEDDDVDTKKQKTDEDD from the coding sequence atgtCAGAGGGGGCCGTGGACACCAGCTCCGAGATCACCACCAAGGActtgaaggagaagaaggaagttgTGGAGGAGACGGAGAATGGAAGAGACGCTCCTGCCAACGGGAGTGCAGCTAATGAGGAAAATGGGGAGCAAGAGGCTGATAATGAGGTAGATGAAGAAGAAGacggtggggaggaagaggaggaggaggaagaaggtgatggtgaggaggaggatggagatgaAGATGAGGAGGCCGATGCAGCTACAGGCAAACGGGCAGCtgaagatgatgaggatgatgatgttGATACCAAGAAGCAGAAGACTGATGAGGATGACTag